Below is a window of Oceaniferula marina DNA.
AGACGGGGGAAACTAATTGCATAACAAGTCGCTGCACCCGACCACTAGTAGCCGCCGTGCCAGGTTTTGTTTCTGTTCCTCAAAAGGAAATCTATTAATTCGTTCATCTACCATTTCATCGTGGCGGGTGAGCTTTACGTTCTGCAAAAAATAATGAGATCAATAATCATCGTAATTTTGGCGATATTCATGTTTGCCATTCAGGGAACACACGGTTCTGAGGAAATCCGAATTCTGAAAGCCGACGAAAAGGGAGTTGTATCGTTGGCTAACGTCTCAGATCATATAAAGGCTCTGATTGCACAAATCCGTAAGACTGACATGAATCCTTGGTTGTTGTCGGAGGATAAGAATGCTCCTTGGATAATCACACAAGTGACTATCATTTCAGACGACTTGCTTATCGTGAAGCTGTGCGATGGCAATGGTTTAGAATCCGTCATATTTGATCGGAATCACGAGAAAGAATGGGTTATAATAAGACGACATCCTGTCGGTGATTGGAAGCCCAGAAGTAAACGAAGAGGTGATCGTTTGACGAATCTAGCCTTTACAAAAAATAAAGCAGAACAAGACGCTGCACCTAACCCCTAGTAGCTACCGAGTTTGGTTTTGCTACTGTTTATCAGAATTAAAACTTTTAAATCGCCTGTCTGCCCTTTCATCGGGGTAGGTGAGCTTTACGTTAGACAAAAAATACAATGAAAGACAATACAGAGACACCAATATTCCTTTCCGATGGAAATGATCCGGAAATGTCACAGGCCTCCTTAAAAGCACAATCGACCATTAAAATTTTATGGAGAGAGCTTTCTTGGGAAAGGCGGCGAATTATTCCAGCTCTTGATATGGCGTGCATAAAAGCATGTTTTTCCGATGAAGAGGGCGGTCAGGTTGAACATATGTGGATTGATGAAGTTGATTTTGATGGTGTCTCTTACAGAGGTGTGTTGCTTAATACACCGAATTGGCTGACATCTGTTCAGGCTGGGGATGAAGTATGTGTCGATCCCAAATACATATCGGATTGGATGTATGCAATTGATGGTAAGGTTTATGGTGCCTATACGGTTAATTTGATACGGAGCCGAATGTCTAGGCAGGAGCGTTCAGCTCATGATGAAGCTTGGGGATATGATTTCGGATTACCTAATCAGATATCCTTATTTGATGGGCATTCGACATCAAAACCATCTGATGGATTTCTAAGGAGGTTTAGAAGAAGCGCCCCGGATACGAATAGTGATAGTGAAGAGTATCCTGAACATCCTATGAGTATTAACATGACAGAAAGTTACGCTTCAGGAGTCAGTGAAGATCCTTCCATGATTAATAATCAAGGGTTACATGGATGGACGTTCCTACATATAGAGGCGGCAGCAGGCAATTTAGCACAAGTAGAAGTTCTGTTGAATCATGATGCTGATAAGACAATTAGATCTGAGCATGGACACTTGGCTGTGGATTTGGCGAGATATTTTAAATGGGATAAAGTCGTAGCTCTGCTCGAATAAAAACAAGTCTAACAAGTCGCAGCACCCGACCGCTAGTAGCTAACTGGCCAGGTTTTTCGGCTGGTTTACAGGATTGAAACTTATAAATTTGAGCAACTGGCACATCGCGGCCGGTGTGCTTTACGTTAGCCAAAAAATGAAAAAAGTTGAGCATATGAACGCTGTGTGTTGTGAAAAATGCGGTAAGCTTGAGCCTGTAAGGCCGAAGCTCATAGCAACACACGTCATACTAAATGCTAGCTCTTGGCAGTTTCCAGAATTACGGATGAGCCATCAGGTCGTTGATGAAGAGAAATTTCTCTCTTCACCGTACGTCCAGGACAGGAATTTTGTCTCCGCTCTCTTTTGTGATGATTGTGGTTTGGGGTTTATTCCAGAATCAGAGCTAGAAGAAATGGGAATAGCTCATGCTACATCTAGGTAAGTAGAATAAGAAAATTTTCTCAGAGATAGACTGAAAATCCCGTCTAGGCTAACAAGTCGCAGCACCCGACGGCTAGTAGCTGACTGGCCAGGGTTTGGTCGCTGTTTTCAAGAATCGAAACTTTAACTTTAGCATCAGCGGTTACATCGCCGCCGGTGTGCTTTACGTTAGCTAAAAAATGAATACAAATCCATACGATCCACCAGCTTCAGAATCGAAAGCCTCCAGTTCTATTGGCACTTCAAGCACGAGTTCTCTGATTGTAAATTTCTTCAAATGGGCTCAATGGAGTTTGCTATCCTTCTTTGTGTTGCTGGTGTTAATGTTTTCATATAAGATTGACCCCGAAAAGAATCACTGGGCCTTGAATATCACAGGAATAGCAATTCTGATAATATTTATTCCCTTATCTCTTTCGGTTGGCCTCATCCTCCTTAAGAGGATCGCGAACCCTTGGCTTAACGTAATTATTTATGGTTTTGGACTATTTATTACGTTTGTTTTCATATCGTGCGGATTCTTTGCTGTTCTGAGTGGAGACTTTACAGTGTTACTTACGAGTTTTATATGCCTTCTTTTATACTGTCCGCTAATCAACAATAAGCTAACAAGTCGCAGCACCCGACCGTTAGTAGCTGACTAGCCAGGTTTTTCGGGCTGTTCTACAGAATTGAAACTTTAATCCGCCCATCGACCATTCCATCACGGCCGGTGTGCTTTACGTTAGCCAAAAAATTATGCGGAATCCTGAGTTACAAAGTTTGTGCGGCTGTGACATCTGCGGTCTAAAAGTTGCACAGAATCGATCAGATGCTGAAGTTCTCTTAGTTAATGGCCTCAATGAAATTATCGCGATCCGCCTATACAATGAAGACAAGTCTCCCATATTGTTTGAAGTTGGTGAGCTAGATCTAAGGCTGATAACCGAAGAAGACCGATCTTGGGTGACTCTAGGTGAGTTTGAATATTACCATGAAGATTCTGATGGGTGGATTCATTTTGAGGGTGACTCTGGTCTGTTTTCATTTCTTTGTTCACATGTTCAGATTACAAAATATCGGGCTAACAAGTCGCAGCACCCGACCGCTAGCAGCTGACTGGCCAGGTTTTTTGGCTGGTTTACAGGATTGAAAGTTATAAATTGATGCATCTGGCACATCGCGGCCGGTGTGCTTTACGTTCGGCAAAATAATAATGAAGACATCAATCATCACTCTTGTTTCGATGTTTCTGATGGTCGCCACCTTAATCGGAGGATTGCCAAAAATCGAGAAGCTCAAGACTTCTGACGAATTAGTCGTCACGGTCACCTACACAGAGCCTGCTATTTCTAGTTGTATCTATTCTTTTTCAGGGAAGCAGGTAGTTATCAAGGATCGTGGAAAGCAACTCGGGCGTTTAGTCCTCACCGAGGATGATATTGTGAAAGTTGATACATACTTGGATACAGTTCACAGAGGTAAAAAAGCCTCTCGAAGTGATCTTGGTGGCCCCATTTATAGTATAACTCATCTTAAATCGGGCAGGAAGGTTGGAACGTGGTCATACAGTATCCGAGAACCTCGTAAATCATCGAAGCCATCTTTATCCTTGTTTGCTCTGAAGAAACGGCTTGAAAACAAATAAGCCGAACAAGTCGCAGCACCCGACAGCTAGTAGCTGTCGAGGTTGCGACAGGTAACCTTTTTACGACATTGTATCTTTAATTCGTATGTCGGCGCCTGATCGCTGCCGGTGTGCTTTACGTTATGCAAAAAATGAAAATGTCGTTCGTAACTGAGGCTGCTTGGGATCAGGCATGGGAAAAATATTCTTCAATCGAATTCGAGGATGACGTCCTCGCCATTGAACAAGAAGAACAGGCTGAGATAGAAGAATTGATAGCAAGCATTGTTAAGGACAAATACTCACTCGGCTTTGATTGGATTGTTGATCACTTCAACACTCCTAGATATATTTTCACTGTTACTCTGCAGAATTCAAAATTGTTTCGCCGCAAAGTCGTCGAAGCGATCATCAATACTGTTACAACGTTCAATGATAAGTGGGTACTTAATCTTGTGCTAATCGACGCTATACATGGGGATGCTTGGGACTCAACCGATCAGGTAGCCAGTTTGCTCATTGCCCAAGATGAAGGCTTCATCCTGCGTCACTCTTACTACGGAAATATGGGGAGAAATCTCACCAAATGGATCGACAAAACTATAGAAGCATAACAAGTCGCAGCACCCGACAGCTAGTAGCTGTCGGGCTAGGATTTTGCTTCTTTGGAATAGAGATTGAAACTTTAAACTTTGCGTAACTGGTACATCGCTGCCGGTGTGCTTTACGTTAGCTAAAAAATGTCGCAGCAATCATCGGTTTCGACTTTCACGCTGCTGGCGTGTCTGTCTGCACTAATCATGATACTTGGTATAGTCATAGCATGGAAATCCTATGAGCCGGCTCCAGGTATTGGCGTAGATTTTGGAATTCTCAATGCTCCCTTATGGGGTATGATTATTGGTTTCCCAATAATTGTAGTGTTTTCGATCATTGCTATGATTCGTAAGGAGCCATACTCAATCTACACATTATTTCTAGTGGTTCCTATAGTTCTTGTTGCTCGGTATGTGTTTTTGCCGTTCTAATTCTCAGTAATATAGCAGCAAAATATATGAAATAAATATTGAGCTAACAAGTCGCAGCACCCGACAGCTAGTAGCTGTCGAGTTTGCGACGGCAAACCTTTTTACGACATTGTATCTTTAATTCGTATGTCGGCGCCTGATCGCTGCCGGTGTGCTTTACGTTCGGCAAAAATAGCATGAAGAAGCGCGTATCCATAGTTATTGGTGTTCTATTATTCGTAGTGCTAGGCATCACCATATACAATCAGAATCTTAAGGCTAAGGCGACAGATCGTGAGGCTACCATTGTTAGCATTTATTATCTGGCCATATGTTCTTTAGATGAAGACTCGGCATCTAGACCCCAAAATATTGAAGAATTGTTGGTCCATTACGGCGGTTCAGATTCTGTTTTGCTGGAACCTTTTGAAGATGGGCTAAGCTTTGAGCTTACTGAGACTGGTTTTATATTGGCTGAACCTAAAGCCCAACGTATATCATTGTTTAAGCGTGATCGTATTGTGGCTGATGAACGTAAGTGGCCGCATTGGAAAGCTTCAGGGGAATACGCTAGAAAGCATGGCGTTAAGCCCCCTCAGAAGGATATAGAATAACAAGGCCGAACAAGTCGTTGCACCCGACCGCTAGTAGCTGCCGGGCCAGGTTTTTTGGCGGTTCTACAAAATTGAAA
It encodes the following:
- a CDS encoding DUF2314 domain-containing protein, whose protein sequence is MKDNTETPIFLSDGNDPEMSQASLKAQSTIKILWRELSWERRRIIPALDMACIKACFSDEEGGQVEHMWIDEVDFDGVSYRGVLLNTPNWLTSVQAGDEVCVDPKYISDWMYAIDGKVYGAYTVNLIRSRMSRQERSAHDEAWGYDFGLPNQISLFDGHSTSKPSDGFLRRFRRSAPDTNSDSEEYPEHPMSINMTESYASGVSEDPSMINNQGLHGWTFLHIEAAAGNLAQVEVLLNHDADKTIRSEHGHLAVDLARYFKWDKVVALLE